Proteins encoded within one genomic window of Gloeobacter kilaueensis JS1:
- a CDS encoding Uma2 family endonuclease gives MNVPATTPIALEEFLKLPETEPASEYIDGEIVHKPIPKGRHSRLQAKLCAAINRVAEAQQIASAFPELRCTFGDRSIVPDVAIFLWQHIPFIVVDEVPDNFELPPDWTIEILSPEQNVNKVIGNILHCLNYDARLGWLVDPDGLSILAFARDRQPVLLRGDEMLPVLPEIELALTANEVFGWLKMTR, from the coding sequence ATGAATGTTCCAGCGACTACGCCTATCGCCCTGGAAGAATTTTTGAAGCTTCCAGAAACAGAACCTGCCAGCGAATACATAGACGGCGAGATCGTCCACAAACCGATACCCAAAGGAAGACACAGCCGTCTGCAGGCCAAACTCTGCGCAGCGATTAACCGGGTAGCAGAAGCACAGCAGATTGCTTCTGCTTTTCCCGAGTTGAGATGCACCTTTGGCGACCGCTCGATTGTGCCCGACGTTGCGATATTTCTGTGGCAGCACATCCCTTTTATTGTTGTGGACGAAGTGCCCGATAACTTCGAGCTGCCTCCGGATTGGACAATTGAAATTCTCTCCCCAGAACAGAACGTTAACAAGGTAATCGGCAACATCCTCCACTGCCTGAATTACGACGCTCGTCTGGGTTGGCTGGTCGATCCGGACGGTCTGAGCATCCTGGCGTTCGCACGCGATCGACAACCTGTGCTGCTACGGGGAGACGAAATGTTGCCGGTTTTGCCAGAAATTGAGCTTGCCCTGACAGCCAATGAGGTTTTTGGCTGGCTCAAGATGACAAGATGA
- the rpe gene encoding ribulose-phosphate 3-epimerase translates to MASSKPVVVAPSILSADFARLGEEVRAVDEAGAEWIHVDVMDGRFVPNITIGPLVVKAIRPVTKKVLDVHLMIVEPERYVADFAKAGADIITVHCEHNATVHLHRTLSQIKELGAQAGVSLNPSTPLSLIEYVLDLCDLVLIMSVNPGFGGQSFIPQVLPKIAKLRQMCDERGLDPWIEVDGGLKPDNTWRVLEVGANAIVSGSGVFGVGPARYAEAIAGVRGSRRPVAEVARA, encoded by the coding sequence ATGGCCAGCAGCAAGCCAGTTGTCGTCGCGCCGTCAATTCTTTCTGCCGACTTTGCCCGCCTGGGCGAAGAAGTCCGGGCAGTCGATGAAGCCGGGGCAGAGTGGATCCATGTCGATGTCATGGACGGGCGGTTCGTCCCCAATATTACGATTGGACCGCTGGTGGTCAAGGCGATCCGGCCCGTCACCAAAAAGGTGCTCGACGTACACCTGATGATCGTCGAGCCGGAGCGCTACGTGGCCGACTTTGCCAAGGCGGGAGCGGACATCATCACCGTCCACTGCGAGCACAACGCGACGGTCCACCTGCACCGCACGCTCTCACAGATCAAAGAACTGGGTGCCCAGGCGGGGGTCTCCCTCAATCCGTCCACGCCTTTAAGTCTTATCGAGTACGTCCTCGACCTGTGCGATCTGGTGCTGATTATGAGCGTCAACCCCGGCTTCGGCGGCCAGAGCTTTATTCCCCAGGTGCTGCCCAAGATTGCAAAGCTGCGCCAGATGTGCGACGAGCGCGGCCTCGACCCGTGGATCGAAGTCGATGGCGGCCTCAAGCCCGACAACACCTGGCGGGTGCTCGAAGTCGGAGCAAACGCGATCGTCTCCGGTTCAGGGGTGTTCGGTGTGGGCCCGGCCCGCTACGCCGAGGCAATTGCCGGTGTGCGGGGCAGCCGCCGCCCGGTGGCCGAAGTCGCCAGGGCATAA
- the leuB gene encoding 3-isopropylmalate dehydrogenase, translating to MAEYKIAVLAGDGIGPEIVEVGVAVLQAAARRFGFGLHFEEALAGGAAIDATGEPLPAPTLELCQASDAVFLGAVGGPRWDELPAHQRPEKALLGLRSGLGLFANLRPARILPQLVDASSLKREVVEGVDLLVVRELTGGIYFGNPRGIFPEKKQERRGVNTMSYSESEVERIGRVAFEAARKRRGQLCSVDKANVLEVSQLWREVMGKLAPEYPDVELTHMYVDNCAMQLIRWPRQFDTIVTGNLFGDILSDEAAMLTGSIGMLPSASLGSSGPGMYEPVHGSAPDIAGQDKANPIAQVLSAAMLLRFSLGEGAAADRIEQAVQDVLDQGYRTGDIATGGHQPIGCRAMGEQLLAALERTDGS from the coding sequence TTGGCTGAATACAAAATTGCGGTGCTGGCAGGCGACGGCATCGGTCCTGAGATTGTCGAAGTCGGTGTAGCTGTTCTGCAGGCGGCTGCCCGGCGCTTCGGCTTTGGGTTGCACTTTGAAGAGGCATTGGCGGGCGGGGCGGCGATCGACGCGACCGGTGAACCGCTGCCGGCTCCGACCCTCGAATTGTGCCAGGCGAGCGACGCGGTGTTTCTCGGAGCAGTGGGCGGGCCCAGATGGGACGAGCTGCCTGCGCACCAGCGGCCTGAAAAGGCGCTTTTGGGACTCAGGTCCGGCCTGGGACTTTTTGCCAACCTGCGCCCGGCCCGCATCCTGCCCCAGCTTGTGGACGCCTCGTCCCTCAAGCGGGAGGTGGTGGAAGGCGTCGATCTGCTCGTCGTGCGCGAACTGACCGGCGGCATCTACTTCGGTAATCCACGGGGCATCTTTCCTGAAAAAAAACAGGAGCGCCGGGGGGTGAACACGATGAGCTATAGCGAATCGGAGGTCGAGCGCATCGGTCGGGTCGCCTTCGAGGCCGCCCGCAAGCGCCGGGGCCAGCTCTGTTCGGTGGACAAGGCGAACGTGCTCGAAGTTTCGCAGCTCTGGCGGGAGGTGATGGGCAAACTCGCCCCCGAGTACCCGGATGTCGAGCTGACCCACATGTACGTCGATAACTGTGCGATGCAGCTTATCCGCTGGCCCCGGCAGTTCGACACGATCGTGACGGGCAACTTGTTTGGCGACATTCTCTCAGACGAGGCGGCGATGCTCACCGGCTCCATCGGCATGTTGCCCAGCGCCTCTTTAGGAAGCAGCGGGCCGGGGATGTACGAACCGGTCCACGGCTCGGCCCCCGACATTGCCGGGCAGGACAAAGCCAACCCGATCGCCCAGGTGCTCTCGGCTGCCATGCTTCTGCGCTTCAGCCTGGGAGAAGGGGCGGCGGCGGATAGGATCGAACAGGCGGTCCAGGACGTTCTCGATCAGGGCTACCGTACCGGCGATATCGCCACCGGCGGCCATCAGCCCATCGGCTGCCGGGCAATGGGCGAACAGCTGCTTGCCGCGCTGGAGAGGACGGACGGATCATGA
- a CDS encoding TetR/AcrR family transcriptional regulator yields MNETVVMLSDEAEGPAATRRRIIDAATSLLEAGGRDAVTTRAVAAAAGIQAPTIYRLFGDKRGLLDAVAEQGLAQYIAEKKAHALRPDPIDDLRFGWDLNVSFGLAHPGIFSMINGEPRPAYRLPIVASGLEVLERKITRIAAAGLLRVSEERALNLVRASCVGAVLVLLSQPEDRRDPQLSAAARESTIAAITTSRPALKDSGAVSAAVALQASLGNTPALSPGERLLLSELLAKLAASA; encoded by the coding sequence ATGAACGAAACTGTCGTTATGCTCTCAGACGAGGCAGAAGGACCGGCTGCCACTCGGCGACGCATCATCGACGCCGCCACGTCGCTGCTCGAAGCGGGTGGCCGAGACGCGGTGACTACTCGCGCTGTTGCGGCGGCAGCCGGGATTCAGGCACCGACAATCTACCGTCTGTTCGGAGACAAGCGCGGCTTGCTCGACGCAGTTGCCGAGCAGGGGCTCGCTCAGTATATTGCCGAGAAGAAGGCGCACGCCCTCCGTCCTGACCCGATCGATGACTTGCGTTTCGGTTGGGATCTCAACGTCTCGTTCGGGCTCGCGCATCCAGGCATTTTCTCGATGATCAACGGTGAGCCTCGGCCAGCTTACCGCTTGCCCATCGTCGCCTCCGGGCTGGAGGTGCTTGAGCGCAAGATCACGAGGATCGCTGCCGCAGGGCTGCTGCGCGTCAGCGAGGAGCGCGCGCTCAATCTCGTGCGCGCGTCCTGCGTCGGTGCCGTGCTCGTGCTGCTGAGCCAGCCGGAGGACCGGCGCGACCCTCAGCTCTCCGCTGCAGCGCGCGAAAGCACCATCGCCGCAATCACGACATCTAGACCGGCCCTGAAAGACTCTGGAGCGGTGAGCGCGGCGGTCGCCCTGCAGGCTTCCCTTGGCAACACGCCCGCACTCAGTCCCGGAGAACGGCTCCTGCTGTCAGAGCTGCTGGCTAAGCTCGCCGCCAGTGCCTAG
- a CDS encoding NAD(P)H-binding protein, which translates to MIVVTGASGQLGRRIVEQLLKRIAPERIGVSVRDPAKAADLAGCGVRVRAGDFADPESLRASFEGATQVLITSSNARVYGGDPLVQHRNAIEAARAAGAERIVYTSHMAASDRSAFPPMLEHAATEAMLAESGLAWTALRNGFYAQSALQFMGDWRNTGVIAAPEDGPVCWTTHSDLAGAVAVVLSEPGRFDGPTPPLTGSEALDLAALAQIASEILGRPVERLVIPDDHLQSAMTARGALPYAVNALLGFYRAGRAGEFAAMNPTLGTLLGYKPTAMAQVLAGAV; encoded by the coding sequence ATGATCGTGGTCACAGGAGCAAGCGGCCAACTGGGCCGCCGTATTGTCGAGCAGCTCCTCAAGCGGATCGCCCCTGAACGGATTGGCGTCAGCGTGCGCGATCCGGCCAAGGCCGCAGACCTTGCCGGCTGCGGGGTGCGCGTGCGCGCCGGAGACTTTGCCGATCCTGAGAGCCTGCGGGCAAGCTTTGAAGGAGCGACGCAGGTCCTGATCACCTCGTCGAATGCGAGGGTGTACGGTGGCGATCCGCTTGTCCAGCACCGCAATGCGATCGAAGCGGCCCGAGCGGCGGGCGCGGAGCGGATCGTCTACACAAGCCACATGGCCGCGAGCGACCGCTCGGCGTTCCCGCCGATGCTGGAACATGCCGCGACCGAGGCGATGCTCGCAGAGTCGGGTCTGGCGTGGACAGCGCTGCGTAACGGCTTCTATGCCCAGAGCGCCCTCCAGTTTATGGGTGATTGGCGCAACACTGGTGTCATTGCCGCACCCGAGGACGGACCGGTCTGCTGGACCACCCATTCAGACCTTGCCGGGGCTGTGGCTGTCGTCCTGAGCGAACCGGGCCGCTTCGATGGACCGACGCCACCATTGACAGGATCTGAGGCGCTCGATTTGGCGGCTCTCGCGCAGATCGCCTCTGAGATACTGGGCCGCCCGGTCGAGCGGCTGGTCATACCCGATGACCATTTGCAGTCGGCGATGACGGCGCGAGGGGCACTGCCATACGCCGTAAATGCCCTGCTCGGCTTCTATCGTGCTGGCCGCGCGGGCGAGTTCGCCGCTATGAATCCGACGCTTGGCACCCTGCTCGGCTACAAACCGACGGCCATGGCGCAGGTGCTGGCTGGGGCTGTCTAG
- a CDS encoding universal stress protein, with translation MFTRRRLRTGGQQGSGADADGEQKPTMLKTVLVAVDSSDFAWRVIEALQTLQLAPNCLVVLTHIVPPPAGEDFVEADVPQEQEGVPEPIAAENWLEALSARVDFPIAREVVTGDAAEEIVRLAGIHRCELIVIGSRGLKGLDRVIRGSVSSEVVADAPCSVLVVRG, from the coding sequence ATGTTCACAAGACGCAGGCTGAGAACGGGCGGACAGCAGGGGAGCGGAGCGGACGCGGATGGGGAGCAAAAGCCGACGATGCTGAAAACGGTGCTGGTCGCTGTCGATAGTTCCGATTTTGCCTGGCGGGTGATCGAAGCGCTCCAGACTCTGCAACTCGCCCCCAACTGTCTGGTGGTGCTCACCCACATCGTGCCGCCGCCGGCGGGCGAGGATTTTGTCGAGGCGGACGTGCCGCAAGAACAGGAGGGCGTCCCCGAACCGATCGCCGCTGAAAACTGGCTGGAGGCGCTGAGCGCTCGGGTCGATTTTCCGATTGCCCGCGAAGTGGTCACAGGCGATGCGGCGGAGGAGATCGTTCGGCTTGCAGGCATTCACCGCTGCGAACTGATCGTGATCGGTTCGCGCGGCCTCAAGGGGCTCGATCGGGTGATCCGGGGCTCCGTCAGCTCCGAAGTCGTCGCCGACGCGCCCTGCTCGGTGCTCGTCGTGCGCGGCTAG
- a CDS encoding ABC transporter permease, translating into MVKFLENLLDSRLWALIRKETIQILKNRQLLFLLLFPPTIQLLVFGFALSPDVKHLKLALADYSNTEQSRELVAAFTNNNIFEVEAVSARNRDLVDALRVGKVTAALIIPPEFRRDLERGKSAQIQMFIDAADANTAGIAFGYANQIVREYGQTLVSAATSPVDAQVTILYNPGLKSSWFFVPGVLGLALTLTSVLVSSATLVREKDVGTLEQLLMTPAEAWEILLAKLAPLFVLLIGEALLALGLARLVFGLPFLGNFALFMVFTSLYICVGLGIGLMLATLTRSQTQVVLTSFFINLPLIQLSGAIAPVETMPRLFQYISLANPLRHYIAIVRGMLLKGVGFEELWLNVLVLGSIAVILMAVSSARFRSQLS; encoded by the coding sequence ATGGTGAAATTTCTTGAAAACTTGCTCGACAGCCGCCTCTGGGCGCTGATTCGCAAGGAAACCATCCAGATTCTCAAAAATCGGCAGCTCTTATTTCTGCTGCTGTTTCCGCCCACGATTCAGTTGCTGGTCTTTGGCTTTGCCCTCAGCCCCGATGTCAAACATCTGAAGCTAGCTCTCGCAGACTATTCCAACACCGAGCAGAGCCGCGAGCTGGTGGCCGCCTTCACCAACAACAATATCTTCGAGGTCGAGGCGGTGAGTGCCCGCAACCGGGATCTTGTCGATGCTCTGCGCGTCGGCAAAGTCACCGCCGCCTTGATCATTCCGCCGGAATTTCGGCGCGACCTGGAGCGGGGCAAGAGCGCCCAGATCCAGATGTTCATCGACGCCGCCGATGCCAACACCGCCGGTATCGCCTTCGGCTACGCCAATCAGATCGTGCGCGAGTACGGCCAGACACTCGTCTCCGCTGCGACTTCCCCCGTCGATGCGCAGGTGACGATCCTCTACAATCCGGGCCTCAAAAGTAGCTGGTTCTTTGTACCGGGGGTGCTGGGGCTGGCGTTGACGCTCACCTCGGTGCTCGTCTCCTCGGCCACCCTCGTGCGCGAGAAGGACGTGGGCACCCTCGAACAGCTATTGATGACGCCAGCCGAAGCGTGGGAGATCTTGCTTGCCAAGCTTGCACCACTATTTGTCCTGCTCATCGGCGAGGCGCTCCTCGCCCTCGGGCTGGCGCGCCTCGTCTTTGGCCTGCCTTTTTTGGGCAACTTTGCCCTGTTTATGGTCTTTACGAGCCTCTACATCTGCGTCGGCCTGGGCATCGGCCTGATGCTCGCCACCCTCACCCGCTCCCAGACCCAGGTGGTGCTCACCTCGTTCTTTATCAACCTGCCCCTGATTCAGCTGTCTGGAGCGATTGCCCCAGTCGAGACGATGCCCAGACTGTTTCAGTACATCTCGCTTGCGAACCCTTTAAGGCACTACATCGCGATCGTGCGCGGCATGTTGCTCAAGGGAGTCGGCTTCGAGGAACTCTGGTTGAACGTCCTCGTTCTGGGCTCGATCGCTGTGATCTTGATGGCAGTAAGTTCCGCCCGCTTCAGAAGCCAGCTCAGTTGA
- a CDS encoding ABC transporter permease gives MERIVAQCVKELRQFSRDRLTVALAVLLPLGTLIIFGFAIRLEATDIGVAVQDLDQTPTSRAYIERVFATNQLQPVNWNGEGNPEAVLDASKAKAVLLIPPDFSRRLKSGKIATVQLLVDGTDANNARIIRNSIRQVTNFFTRTTGLASEQAQPIALSARLWFNPGRKESLYVVPGVFAVILAIYPPLLTAIAMVREKEQGTIVQVYASSLSAVEFLLGKGLAYCLVGLGEALAVGIIGVLLFGLRLAGDPTPLLIGTLLFIITSVAYGLLIGTRTATQSAAVQAVATSGFLTSLLLSGFIYPLSNIPFPLSLICNIVPARYYIEITRDAFVRGTGWASVWFVPPALLLLGCFFFAVSFRSIKRMQLPG, from the coding sequence ATCGAACGTATCGTCGCCCAGTGCGTCAAAGAATTGCGCCAGTTCAGCCGCGACCGGTTGACGGTGGCCCTGGCGGTGCTGTTGCCGCTCGGGACGTTGATTATCTTTGGTTTTGCGATCCGGCTGGAGGCGACCGACATCGGCGTCGCCGTTCAAGACCTCGACCAGACACCCACCAGCCGCGCCTACATCGAGCGGGTCTTTGCCACCAACCAGTTGCAGCCGGTCAACTGGAACGGCGAGGGCAACCCCGAGGCGGTGCTCGACGCCAGCAAGGCAAAGGCCGTGCTGCTCATCCCCCCCGATTTCAGCCGCCGCCTCAAAAGCGGCAAAATAGCCACCGTGCAGCTTCTGGTCGATGGCACCGACGCCAACAATGCCCGGATCATCCGCAACAGCATCCGCCAGGTGACCAACTTTTTTACCAGAACCACCGGCCTGGCCAGTGAGCAGGCGCAGCCCATCGCCCTGAGCGCCCGCCTCTGGTTCAATCCGGGGCGCAAAGAATCGCTCTACGTCGTGCCGGGGGTCTTCGCCGTCATCCTCGCCATCTATCCGCCCCTGCTCACCGCCATCGCTATGGTGCGCGAAAAAGAACAGGGCACGATCGTCCAGGTCTACGCCTCCAGCCTGAGCGCGGTCGAATTTTTGCTGGGCAAGGGGCTCGCCTACTGCCTGGTGGGGTTGGGGGAAGCCCTGGCCGTCGGCATTATTGGGGTGCTGCTCTTTGGTCTGCGCCTGGCGGGCGATCCGACGCCGCTGCTGATTGGAACGCTCTTGTTTATCATCACCAGCGTCGCCTACGGCCTGCTCATCGGCACGCGCACCGCGACCCAGAGCGCGGCGGTGCAGGCGGTGGCGACCAGCGGCTTTCTCACTTCGCTGTTGCTGTCGGGGTTCATCTATCCCCTCAGCAACATTCCCTTTCCGCTCTCGCTCATCTGCAACATCGTCCCGGCCCGCTACTACATCGAGATCACCCGCGACGCCTTCGTGCGCGGCACCGGCTGGGCGAGCGTCTGGTTTGTGCCACCGGCGCTGTTGCTGTTGGGATGTTTCTTTTTTGCTGTCAGTTTCCGGTCGATCAAACGTATGCAACTGCCGGGGTAG
- a CDS encoding Gfo/Idh/MocA family protein: MQRQSREWTRRGLLYGVGGGFLIGQQLVQAAAAQQPVPKQKAENAPFPPERRLGWAVVGLGKFALNQILPSFAECKRSKLVALVSGTPDKARQVASQYGVEPGNIYDYQNFDAIQSNPAIDVVYVIVPNALHPEFTVRAARAGKHVMCEKPMAPTPAECERMIAECRRANRKLMIAYRAQYDPFNRTAIEMVRKGELGKLKLIVADHGRILDPADPADRWRMDKKLAGGGSLVDIGIYSLNATRYLTGEEPVAVSAMVYSPVGDPRFQQVEETVSFLLRFPSGTQATCTSSYGCAEVKRYRVFGDKAFLDLDPATDYERHRLVVGDKQGEQEKQIPNQNQFALEIDHLSECIAEEREPHTPGAEGLRDVRIMQAIYEAAASGQTIRL, encoded by the coding sequence ATGCAGAGACAGAGTAGAGAGTGGACGCGGCGCGGGTTGTTGTACGGCGTGGGCGGCGGTTTTTTGATCGGACAGCAGCTGGTTCAGGCGGCAGCGGCCCAGCAACCGGTCCCCAAGCAAAAAGCTGAGAACGCACCGTTTCCGCCGGAGCGCCGCTTAGGTTGGGCCGTCGTGGGATTGGGCAAATTTGCCCTCAACCAGATTTTGCCGTCGTTCGCCGAATGCAAGCGCTCGAAACTGGTGGCCTTAGTGAGCGGCACGCCCGATAAGGCCCGCCAGGTAGCAAGCCAGTACGGCGTCGAGCCGGGCAACATCTACGACTATCAAAATTTCGATGCGATCCAGAGCAATCCGGCGATCGATGTCGTCTATGTAATCGTCCCCAATGCCCTGCATCCAGAATTTACGGTGCGAGCGGCGCGGGCAGGTAAGCATGTGATGTGCGAGAAGCCAATGGCCCCTACCCCAGCCGAGTGCGAACGGATGATCGCCGAGTGCCGCCGGGCAAACCGCAAGTTGATGATCGCCTACCGCGCCCAGTACGACCCTTTCAACCGCACTGCGATCGAGATGGTCCGCAAGGGTGAGCTGGGAAAGCTCAAGCTCATCGTCGCCGACCACGGACGCATCCTCGATCCTGCCGATCCCGCCGATCGCTGGCGGATGGACAAGAAACTGGCGGGGGGCGGTTCACTGGTCGATATTGGCATCTACAGCCTCAATGCCACCCGCTACCTCACAGGCGAGGAGCCGGTAGCGGTGAGTGCAATGGTTTACAGTCCTGTAGGCGATCCCCGCTTTCAGCAAGTCGAGGAGACAGTGAGTTTCCTGCTGCGCTTTCCTTCTGGAACCCAGGCCACTTGCACCTCCAGCTACGGCTGTGCGGAGGTGAAGCGCTACCGGGTCTTCGGCGATAAAGCCTTTTTAGACCTCGACCCGGCCACCGACTACGAGCGGCACCGGCTGGTGGTGGGCGACAAACAGGGCGAACAAGAAAAGCAAATCCCGAACCAGAACCAGTTTGCCCTTGAGATCGATCACCTCTCCGAGTGCATCGCCGAAGAGCGCGAACCGCACACACCCGGCGCAGAAGGACTGCGCGACGTGCGCATTATGCAGGCTATCTACGAAGCGGCGGCCTCCGGTCAAACTATCCGCCTGTAG
- a CDS encoding M48 family metallopeptidase, with product MSRKYFSGLHPDSFRHPLDTRATRSLAALPGLDWLIRYGLAPAAGRLFYLENISSSIRVSERQLPHLHALLVEACAVLDIAEPQLYIKQHPVPNAYTFAVPDERAFVVVHTSLLELLTDAEVQAVIAHELGHLKCDHGVYLTLANLFVLAAGQIPRYGPFLAAPLRSAMLEWLRAAEFSCDRAALLVTQDVDVLVSLMMKLCGGSPSLVHKLDPVAFLDQARAYEAADEDELSQALKLAATAEKSHPVPVLRAKELDRWTRSENYRRLVNGEHYRPLEKEPAAQVG from the coding sequence ATGTCCAGAAAATACTTCAGCGGTCTGCACCCCGACAGTTTTCGCCATCCCCTCGACACGCGGGCGACCCGTTCGCTCGCTGCCCTGCCGGGACTCGACTGGCTCATCCGCTATGGCCTCGCTCCGGCGGCGGGCCGACTTTTTTATCTAGAGAACATCTCCTCCAGCATCCGGGTAAGCGAACGGCAACTGCCGCACCTGCACGCCCTGCTCGTCGAAGCCTGCGCCGTACTCGACATCGCCGAGCCGCAGCTTTATATCAAGCAGCACCCGGTCCCCAACGCCTACACCTTCGCTGTGCCCGACGAGCGCGCCTTTGTCGTCGTCCACACCTCGTTGCTCGAATTATTGACCGACGCCGAGGTGCAGGCGGTGATTGCCCACGAACTCGGCCACCTCAAGTGCGACCACGGCGTCTACCTCACCCTCGCCAACCTCTTCGTGCTCGCCGCCGGTCAGATCCCGCGCTACGGCCCCTTTCTTGCCGCTCCTTTGCGCAGTGCGATGCTCGAATGGCTGCGGGCCGCCGAATTTAGCTGCGACCGGGCCGCGCTGCTCGTCACCCAGGACGTGGATGTGCTGGTCTCGTTGATGATGAAACTCTGCGGCGGCTCGCCCTCCCTGGTTCACAAACTCGATCCGGTCGCTTTCTTAGACCAGGCCCGCGCCTACGAGGCGGCGGACGAGGACGAGTTGAGTCAGGCTCTCAAGCTCGCTGCCACCGCCGAGAAGTCCCATCCGGTGCCGGTGCTGCGCGCCAAAGAACTCGACCGCTGGACGCGCTCTGAGAACTACCGCCGCCTCGTAAACGGCGAACACTACCGGCCCCTTGAAAAAGAACCGGCAGCCCAGGTTGGCTGA
- a CDS encoding cupin domain-containing protein — protein MTDTTITKISSGSSPHGKLGQKYLASGVHVAMRLWEGEQPGEPKPSASREYETVGYVISGRAELHIEGQMVLLEPGDSWTVPKGSSHTYKILEPFTAIEATSPPAQVHSRDE, from the coding sequence ATGACCGACACGACCATTACCAAGATCAGCTCCGGGTCATCTCCCCACGGCAAACTGGGCCAGAAGTACCTGGCTTCGGGGGTGCATGTGGCGATGCGCCTTTGGGAGGGGGAGCAGCCAGGTGAACCCAAGCCTTCCGCCAGTCGCGAGTACGAGACCGTCGGTTATGTGATCTCAGGCCGGGCAGAGCTGCACATCGAGGGCCAGATGGTGCTGTTGGAGCCGGGCGATTCCTGGACGGTGCCCAAAGGTTCCAGCCACACGTATAAAATTCTCGAACCCTTTACGGCAATCGAAGCGACCAGCCCGCCCGCCCAGGTCCATAGCCGCGACGAGTAG
- a CDS encoding DUF6464 family protein gives MNLVPAQIFLTDTAECVGEVLTAANQQPGSFVEVSGALYAVLERRHRYSLRLGRYRLDGVTLYVQPAEGIEEERTFFEGQWVIGEPDCIFNARSPLIRCAPNPSGPCQGCRYYESQNEK, from the coding sequence ATGAATCTCGTACCTGCTCAAATTTTTCTGACCGACACCGCCGAGTGCGTGGGCGAGGTGCTCACAGCCGCAAACCAGCAGCCGGGAAGCTTTGTAGAGGTTTCAGGAGCGCTCTATGCCGTGCTCGAACGGCGGCACCGCTACAGTTTGAGGCTGGGCCGTTACCGCCTCGACGGCGTCACCCTCTATGTCCAGCCGGCAGAAGGGATAGAAGAAGAGCGCACGTTCTTCGAGGGGCAGTGGGTGATCGGCGAGCCGGACTGCATATTCAACGCCCGCTCTCCGCTCATCCGCTGCGCGCCCAACCCGAGCGGCCCCTGCCAGGGCTGCCGTTACTACGAAAGTCAAAACGAAAAATAG